The genomic stretch GAGGGAAGAGACCGGTTCATAGTATTTTAATTGCCAACAATGGAATGGCGGCTGTCAAGTTCATCCGTAGTGTCCGAACATGGGCTTATGAAACATTTGGAACTGAGAAGGCCATCCTGTTGGTGGCTATGGCGACCCCAGAGGACATGAGAATTAATGCTGAACATATCAGAATTGCTGACCAGTTTGTGGAAGTTCCCGGCGGGACTAACAACAATAACTATGCCAATGTTCAGCTCATTGTGGAGGTGTGTATAGAGATGCCCTAGTAATATTTGATTGATCTCCTTCCTCTTAATTGATTAGGTATTGTACGGACAGACATACTAGGTTAATTGCATGGATACCCTTTGTCAAACATTGCAATTTGTTTGAGTGCAATCACGGTCTATTTCTATTGTGGTCTAGCCATTGTAAGAATGTGTTCCTTGAGACAATTGGGGAAGATTAAGACCATCAAGAGCTATAAAACTATATGATTATGGGCTTGGCGTGTTGTGACACATTGCTGCGGGTACTAGGAAGTACTACATTCTCCAATtcatctggaaatttttatgtaagGCATTTCTTTTCTTACATCTCGCCCACCCGAAGCTCAGTTATCCGATACGTCTTCAAAATATGGTGCCTTGATACTAGAATGAAAGCTTGTCTACCTAACAAGATTTAGTGATAACCCAAAATCGTTCAATTTCTAGAACGAAAATTCTTGAATTGACGCCAGAAATTCCTGTGGACGTCTGATCAAATGCATTTGCATGAACATTGCAGATGGCAGAGATGACCCATGTGGATGCTGTTTGGCCTGGTTGGGGCCATGCATCCGAGAATCCTGAGCTGCCAGACGCATTGGATGCGAAGGGAATTGTTTTCCTTGGACCTCCAGCCATATCAATGGCAGCACTAGGAGATAAAATTGGTTCTTCTCTAATTGCTCAGGCAGCTGATGTGCCTACTCTTCCATGGAGCGGTTCTCACGTAAGTACATGCCTTCAAATTTCTTTAGAATATGTTCATTCTTCCATGCCTTCAAATTTCTTTAGAATATGTTCATTCTTCCATTGTCTTTGGTTCCAATATTCTGAGTTCACTTCTTTCAGGTGAAAATGTCTCCCGATAGCTGCCTGGTATCAATCCCAGATGAAATATACAGGGAAGCTTGTGTATACACGACAGATGAGGCAATTGCTAGTTGTCAAGTTGTGGGTTACCCTGCAATGATTAAGGCATCGTGGGGAGGTGGTGGTAAAGGAATTAGAAAGGTACGCTACTGTAATTTTGACATGCCATTTTTCCATGTACCTTTGAGCTGACTATTGTATGTTTTTAATCAACCTCGAGAAATTAAGGTAGTGAGCATATGGTAATTATTGTTCTGTAATTCGCCTCTAGGTTCATAATGATGATGAAGTGAGGGCATTGTTCAAACAAGTCCAGGGTGAAGTTCCCGGCTCACCTATATTCATAATGAAAGTTGCTTCACAGGTCAGAAGCCTGAAGTTTCTGAACCTAGCTGAATTTCCTCTTCATGGAAAAGTCCCACTATTCCTCCAGTATCCTGAGGTCCTAACTTAAACATTGTTTTTTTGAGCAGAGCCGACATTTAGAGGTCCAGTTGCTCTGCGATCAGTATGGAAATGTTGCAGCTCTTCATAGCCGTGATTGCAGTGTTCAAAGACGGCACCAAAAGGTAAGTTACTTGCTAAATGACAGACCCAATTTGTCGACTCTGTACCTGTATGTATCATGCATATGGATAGGGACTCTCGAACATGCATACCCACACACCCGTACAACATTTCCACCTTACTTCATGTAATTCTGGAGACTATAGTTTTGGAAGTTTCCAATCTCATCCTTGACATGGTGCTTTGTTTGGAATAGATTATTGAGGAGGGCCCAATAACTGTTGCTCCTGTAGAAACGGTCAAAAAGCTGGAGCAGGCAGCTAGAAGGTTAGCTCAAAGTGTGAATTATGTTGGTGCAGCAACAGTGGAGTACCTGTATAGTATGGACACTGGTGAATACTACTTTTTGGAGCTCAATCCTAGATTACAGGTACTCAATAAGTGCGCTAATATCTAGCTTGCCCACTTCATTCAAACTGGGTATCCAAGCTCTGTAGAATTATATATAGCTACACAGAGCTGGAATTTCTAGTTAGAATGTATATCTATATTCTGGTGCTATTCTGGTGCATTAAGTTGCTTTTCAGTTTTGGAATTTATCTTGATATACATGAGGAATCGTTCTATAGCTGGTTTGATGGAATGAGTTAAAGATATGCTTACGTAAATCTTTGGCTTATTAAGGTCTCATACAAAAGGGGTTGGCTAAAAACATAATAAAGGAACACACTTTTGGTCTTGGGCAGGGTGAAGTGCGATCCTCCCGGTCTTATCTTCTCTAATCAATTTTCTCTGGGGTGGATATTATGTGGTAAGTGTGATGTGTATTTCTCTCTTTCACTGAACTGTTGGATGGATTACTTCTGGTATAGGTTGAGCATCCTGTCACGGAATGGATTGCTGAAATAAATCTGCCAGCTGCTCAAGTTGCTGTTGGGATGGGGATTCCTCTGTGGCAGATTCCTGGTATATGATGTTACCTGACGTAATATATGTCCGCAGTTCATTTCTTGTATTAATTGACAATCTTATCCGTCgtcttctttttgcttcttttggttagagataaggcggtTTTATGGAATGGAACATGGAGGAGGTTATGATGCTTGGCGAAGAACTTCAGTTGTTGCTACTCCCTTTGATTTTGACAAGGCAGAGTCTACGAGGCCCAAAGGTCATTGTGTAGCAGTCCGTGTCACGAGTGAGGATCCTGATGACGGGTTCAAGCCTACCAGTGGGAAAGTACAGGTTAGCAACCAGTTCAAAGCAATCCTAAATGCTTAAGATGATTTTAGTCGACATGAAATTACTTACTAGTTGGCTATGTGCAGGAACTAAGTTTTAAAAGCAAGCCAAATGTGTGGGCTTACTTCTCTGTAAAGGTAAATTATTTGTGCGAGTTTATCAAGTAAAGATTGCTTGAAATGCTCATCTGTTTATAATTGTAAACTTATTGTTCAGTCTGGAGGAGGCATTCACGAATTTTCAGATTCCCAATTCGGTAAGTCCTGATGACAACCCTTACAATTTAGCTAAAACTTTATATTTGTTGTTTTAAGTACTTTGTTTGGTAGGAGGATACGATGTCCATGGTTTGATTTTGTTGTCCTGCTAACCACTACGCTTCTTTGAAATTGCTGAGCTGCTAACTGCTACTGATTTGTTTTACAACCTGATTGAAGCTGTTTTAATGGGGGAAATCTGACTGTAGAGAGTGCATATTAAGTGGTAAATGTTAGagttattaaatattaaaccacgtcttcatctaacagcttaagcttttagaacaggtGGCGatgatcccacaaaatctcacatggtatcagagcagtaGGTCCGGAGTTCAAATCATTTCAGGCCCctgcccctatttgcctccccaatgaaaTATGTCCACGCTTAATACTAAGCAAAAAAACCAGACTAAGTGTGAGGGAgaatgttagagtaattaaatattaaaccaggTATTCATCTAACAGCTAAAGCTTTTAGACCGGTTGGCGATGGTCCCACAGAATCTCACAATAAATAACAGTTCATGGGGAGTATGGGTTTTCATCTCACAGCATTACTTTGTTTTGGCTACTGCTGTTCTATGCTTTGATAGCGGACAATGCCTCACAACTTAAAAGTTGATGTGTGGTTTGTTAGCCTATGAAGTTACCGTGCTTGATGACTGCCAAACCATGAGAAGTATGCGGGAAAGACAAAGGGAAAAGGTTACCATGTCAAGCTAACATGCATTGGCTTATGATGCCTATGGATCTGAGAGACTAAGTTGGTCCTATCTTAGCAAgataaatacatataacatCTGACTTATGTTGTCTCAATCCCTATTGTATTTTCCCACCAGGACCTCTTGTCCATAGTAGTCCTGGCTAATGACATACAAATCGCTTTGCTAAAACAACTTATGCATCCCATGTAGTCTTATACCTTGATGGTATAAGTTCTCATATTACTTTTGGGTTGAACTTTCTAACAATACTTTATATGCTATAATTGGAACAATACAAACAGGACAGTATGTAATAACATTCTAGTCTTCACTGGCAAAGAGACTTCATCAGGGGATCAACCTATTTTTTCCTCATTAAGTGTATGCTTCAGTGTTTATTTCAGTTGTTTGAAAGATGAGTTTGCATAATCTTGatatttttattctgaaaagtGTCAAACTTATGAAAGTTTTACTCTTGCTTCAGGACACGTCTTCGCATTCGGGGAATCCAGAGCTCTGGCAATTGCTAATATGGTTCTTGGGctgaaagaaattcaaattaggGGTGAAATTCATACCAATGTTGACTATACAATTGATCTTCTTCATGTATGTCTTGTCTAGGCTTATCTTCTTTTGTAGTCTCTTTTATGCTTGCGGTTTTAGTTTAAAGGCTATGATGTTGTGCAGGCTTTAGATTACAGAGACAATAAAATCCACACAGGTTGGTTGGACAGTAGAATTGCTATGCGGGTTAGGGCAGAAAGACCTCCCTGGTATCTCTCTGTGGTTGGAGGAGCGCTGTATGTAAGTGAAATATTAAACATCTCCTCAGTTTCCGAGAATCTTTTGAATGCATCATTTACATCTTTTTTACTTCAGAAAGCATCTGCTAGCAGTGCAGCTCTCGTTTCAGATTATGTTGGTTATCTTGAGAAAGGGCAAATTCCTCCCAAGGTACTTAAAGATACAATGATGATTAAGGTTCCATCTGAGTTGCCTGTAATGATTAAgtcaatcgatttttttttttcagcacaTATCACTTGTCAACTCTCAAGTTTCATTGAACATTGAAGGAAGCAAATATACGGTATGCGACTGATAATCATCAAGCTAGGTCACTTTCTGCTTGTGCTCTCTTCAAGTTGTGTATAATCAATTATCTGAACTCTCACAGGTTGACATGGTCAGAGGCGGATCCGGAAGCTATAGATTGAAGATGAATGAGTCTGAGATTGAGGCGGAAATACATACTTTACGTGATGGAGGTCTATTGATGCAGGCAAGCATGAATTTGCATGACATGTCCATGTTTTTTTGTGGTATACCCAGCTTATATTGGTATCTATTGGTGTCTTGGATTTTGGGTTAGAGATGTTTCAGCTGATGCCAATGAAGCATCTAGGTGCCATTCTAAGATCGTCATATTAGTTATTACATTAGAGATGCTTTAAGAAATCCTAGAACAGATGAGGACGCCTTGTGGCTTGTGTTCGACTTAATCATTTGCGTCTGTGTAGGGGACTGGTGCTACCATTGCACTTTCTGTTTGTGTCTTGTGTGGTCAGGGTTTTTAATCATTCCTTGGCAGGAGAAAGACTTTTGTTCTTAGAAAACTCCGCTATTCAGTATCCTGAATAAAAGATCAATCTCTAGACTATTTTGAGATCAACATTTGTTCTTCAGAGGTCCTTTTTGCTCTAGATTTTGTAATTACGCCTGCTCCTACTACTATTGGCCATGACGAGCCTGAGAAATTTTAATATTAGCTGATGAGAAAGAAACAGCTACAAGCAAAAGAGTACCTCTTGTGGAAGATGTGAAGTCTTATATGTTTCTCAGGCCATGACGAGCCTGAGAAATTTTTAATCATTCCTTGGCAGGAGCTTTTGGCTCTGCTTCTAATTCCAAGTGAAAGATGTGAAGTCTTATATGTTTCTAGTGACAGTTCTTGTTACTTTTTGGACAAAAGCCAGTACATGCCATTTTCCTGGTTGCAAATATTAGTAGAGTAGAGCTCAGAGGAAAAGGTACTGCGTAATCAGCATATTTAGTCGCCCTAGAAAAATTCACTCATTTGCTTTATTTCCGCCCTTTTACGGTTATTTTggttttcctcttcccttttatGCTATAAACAAACTACTGATAAGGCGACCGACTGTAATGGCCGGAGTTATCTTGTTTCTGTGTATGGCCAATTTCCATTTAGACAATCTTAATTCTTTGCATCTGAGTAATCATCTATTTCGGAATTCTTTTGTCGTTCTAGTAAGAAGTTGATTGTTCAATTATGTGCAGTTGGATGGGAACAGTCATGTCATATATGCTGAAGAAGAGGCAGCTGGAACTCGTCTCCTGATTGATGGTAGAACCTGCTTGCTTCAGGTTAAGGAGACTCCTCCTTTTGTCCATTTTGTGCTCTTCTTTTTGCCAAACTAGATAGTCTTTTGAGCTCATTGACTGATTTTTGCATCTGATATTTTAGAATGATCATGATCCCTCGAAGTTAGTGGCAGAGACTCCATGCAAGCTGCTTAGGTTTTTGATTTCTGATGGCAGTCATATAGATGCAGACACACCATATGCTGAAGTTGAGGTTATGAAGATGTGCATGCCCCTACTTTCACCTGCTTCCGGAGTCATACAATTTGAAATGTCTGAAGGTCAAGCAATGCAGGTACATCATGGTGCTGGAAACTATAGGTAGTGTACTGTTTACTATTGAACTTAATATGTTACTTTACTGTAGGCTGGTGAACTTATAGCAAGGTTGGATTTAGACGATCCTTCGGCTGTAAGGAAGGCAGAACCTTTTCATGGCAGTTTCCCAGTCCTGGGCCCTCCTACTGCAGTTTCCGGAAAGGTTCATCAGAGATGTGCTGCAAGTTTAAATGCTGCCCGCATGATTCTCGCAGGTTATGAGCACAACGTTGACGAAGTAAGCAGTCACTTCTCTTACTCAAGGTTGCGGATTAGTTTCTCGattgaaaatccatttttccCTATCCCATCTGCAGAGGGTTCAATTTTGTTAGCTAAGAATGCGAGAATCATTTCCATGATGAATGATGTTTCTTTCTCCAACTAAAAGCCTGTTATCTATCTCAGGTAGTGCAAAATTTGCTTGCTTGTCTCGATAGCCCGGAGCTCCCTTTCCTTCAATGGCAAGAGTGCTTGTCCGTTCTGGCAACTCGCCTTCCGAAAGATCTCAGAAATGAGGTATAAGATTTTGGTGTAGCATGACTGCATTCTTACTAGTTGAATGTTGGACTTGctttatttactttcttttacCGTGTTAGTTGGAATCCAAATTTAAGGAGTTAGAAAGAGTTTCAAACTCTCAGATTGTGGACTTCCCTGCAAAGTTGCTCAAAGGCATTCTTGAGGTAAGTTCGTTCCTCAACACACCTACTTTGCTTCAATCTTGTAGTGCATTTCCATTGTCATATaagttccttctttcttttttctttttaaaccaGGCCCATATATCCGCCTGTCCCGAGAAAGAAAAGGCGTCCCAGGAAAGACTGATTGAGCCATTAATGAGCCTTGTGAAGTCTTATGAGGGAGGAAGGGAAAGTCATGCCCGAGTAATCGTTCAATCCCTTTTTGAAGGGTATCTCTCAGTTGAAGAACTATTCAGTGACAACATTCAGGTCAGTTCTCTGAATCAACAACGAAGATTTTGGGTTTCATATCCTAGCTCGAATTGCGTTGAGATCATAGGTTCAGGGGTATGTTGCTTGAACTTACTTGATGGACTTGTATGTTGAGATATGCCATGGCGTGACCATTTTGATCTCTATAGAGTTTTTGTATCATCTGATAACTGATTGAAACTATTCAACTTGCttcctatatttttttatcataatcaACTTCAGTCAACATctgagacaattttttttttcaggctgATGTGATTGAACGGCTTCGGCTTCAATATAAGAAGGATTTATTGAAAGTTGTGGACATAGTGCTTTCTCATCAGGTCATCATCTTCTATCTTTGGTTGCTTTCTATGTATTATATtcctttttattatctttgcCTTGATCAGGTGCTGATGTGTGCTTGCCACATTGCAGggtataaaaagtaaaaataagctGATATTGCGTCTCATGGAACAGCTGGTTTACCCTAATCCTGCTGCATACAGAGATAAACTCATTCGCTTTTCGCTTTTAAACCATATTAATTACTCTGAGGTTAGCCATGGCACTTCAGTTGTTATAGCTTAATTGCGTTAGTTCGATGGTTTGTCGATTCTTGGATCACTTCCAGGTTGTTTCTCCTCTGAGAGTGTGTCAATTTatcattcaaaattcatcgtttcaGTTAGCACTTAAGGCGAGTCAACTGCTGGAACAAACTAAACTGAGCGAACTCCGTTCCAGTATTGCTAGAAGTCTCTCCGAACTAGAGATGTTTACTGAAGATGGTGAAAACATGGACACCCCAAAGAGGAAAAGTGCTATCAATGAACGAATGGAGGATTTGGTGAGTACTCCTCTGGCAGTTGAAGATGCCCTCGTTGGCCTGTTTGACCATAGCGATCACACTCTTCAAAGGCGGGTTGTGGAGACTTATGTTCGTAGGCTATACCAGGTAGATGGTCTAGACTTaccttttttctgtttattttgttattttgatgTGCTTTGCTCATCCAATCTTATGCATCTCTGCCAGCCCTATCTTGTAAAGGGGAGTGTAAGAATGCAGTGGCACAGATCTGGTCTCATTGCTTCATGGGAATTCTTGGAAGAGCAcatagaaagaaagaacagtTCTGAAGATAAAACGTTTGATGAGCCATTGGTTGAGAAACATAGTGAAAGGAGATGGGGAGCCATGGTCATCACTAAGTCCCTTCAATTTTTGCCGGCAATCGTCAATGCAGCCCTGAGGGAAACTACTCACAATGTTCATGAAGCAGTTCCAAATGGCTTGTCCGAACCAAAGTGTTTTGGCAATATGATGCACATAGCTTTAGCAGGAATTAATAATCAGATGAGTCTACTTCAGGACAGGtaatgtgcatttttttttgcctctaaTTAGCACTGGATTTTGTTATTGCAATGCACCAGACATTACAAAAACTTTACTGCAAGATTTTATCAATTAGCAGCCACCCATGTTCCTTGATACTTGAATATCAGCTGCAAGTGCAGATTAGTGAAAAACGTGTCTCAGGAAAAAAGAATAAGGGAGATCTGTTTGTGGTTTACTCAACCTGATATTcttattgttggaaattgcATAGTATGACGCAATCAATAACCTTGCATTGGGATTGCTTGCTCGATTCTGTGGCAAATAGAACCTGAAGTCCAGTTGCTACCAAGCAAATCTCAATTGTTATTTGTGTCATGTATTACTCCAGTGGCGATGAAGATCAGGCTCAAGAAAGGATCAACAAATTAGCCAAGATACTTAAAGAGCAAGAATTAAGTTCCAGTCTACGAACTTCTGGTGTAGGAGTAATCAGCTGTATCATACAGAGGGATGAAGGGAGAGCTCCTATGAGGCACTCCTTCCATTGGTCAGCCGAGAAGTGCCACTATGAGGAAGAACCTCTATTACGCCATCTAGAGCCTCCTCTCTCCATATACCTTGAATTGGTATATCTTCTCATCCTCAAACTTATTTTGTTTCTCTGAAACTATAAATTGATACAAGTGATCCCATGCACCATAATAAAATACAGGACAAGCTTAAAGGCTATGAGAATATCAAGTATACGCCCTCCAGGGACCGTCAGTGGCATTTATACACTGTTAAAGACAAGCCCCTTCCAATCCAGAGAATGTTCCTCAGAACTCTGGTCAGGCAACCCACAACAACTGGTGGTTTTGCGTCATACCAGGGCCTCGATATGGGATCATCAGTTTCTCAGCTAGCTGCGTCTTACACTTTGAGGAGCATCTTGAGGTCCTTAGTTGTTGCCATGGAAGAGCTGGAACTAAATGCCCATAATGCTACTGGCAAATATGATCATGCTCACATGTACCTTTATGTTATACAAGAGCAACAAGTGAATGACCTCGTGCCTTATGCCAAGTAATTGTCTCTCATTTTACCCTGCTCTTTTATGTTCCTTTGAATGCCCGTGTGAGTCTTAGACTGAGACACCGGCAGGAGAGTGGAAGTAGATGCAAAGCAAGAAGAAGCTGCCGTTACACAGATCCTGGAAGAGCTAGCACGGGAAATTCATGCATCTGTTGGGGTAAGGATGCATCGGCTAGGTGTCAGTGAGTGGGAAGTGAAGCTGTGGATTGCATCTTCTGGGCAGGCAAATGGAGCTTGGAGATTTGTGGTAACGAATGTAACTGGCCACACGTGCACTACTCATGTAAGTTTAACTTCTTTTTTGGGAGAATGTAAGTTTAACTTCTTATTTTGTTGTACAAAAGGTAAAAGAGGAAGCCTGATGTGCACAAATCATACTGACTGCGTAAATTTCTCCTGAATTTGAATAGTACTCACAGAATTACTTTGGTAGTGTTTCCATCTCTTTCTAAATTAAATCGAAGTAAATTCAAGGTAATGGTTATTATATGGTCAGAGAAATTTACCAAAGACCACTCTTTGGAGTTTGTGTGCTTTCATAATTTTCAGTTTCTGTTCATTTTGCTATTTTCCTGGGGATAGACTCCAAAGTTGTCATCATATTTACCTTGGCCTTGTTACTTGGGCTCCTAAACTTAGAGATGGGATCTTTGATGCTACTTGTATTTTCTGCATCATCAGATTTACCGTGAACTCGAGGATTCAAGCACCCACAAAGTGGTCTATCATTCAATCTCTGTGCGTGGCCCTCTACATGGAGTTCCAGTAAATGCACCCTACAAGCCCTTGGGAGCTCTTGAGCGAAAACGTCTCTCAGCCAGGACGAGCAACACTACTTACTGCTATGATTTTCCACTTGTGAGTATTCCTCGTACTTCCTTGTGATTCTGAATGATGACAGAGCTTCACTCAACTTGAAGCAGCTTGAGTTAACTTGGTTGAGCAAAATTATTCTGCAGGCATTTCAGACAGCTCTGGAGATGGCTTGGGCATCCCATTCTCCATATGATGACAACATCAAGAATAAGATACTTCTCAAAGTAAACGAGCTGAATTTTGCTGATAGAAATGGCAGCTGGGGAACCCCTCTGGTACCTGTAGAGCGCGAGCCTGGGAGTAATGATGTCGGGATGGTAGCTTGGTGCATGGAAATGGCTACTCCTGAGTTCCCTTCTGGGAGAACAGTTCTAGTTGTCTCGAACGATGTAACCTTTAAAGCAGGATCTTTCGGCCAAAAAGAAGACGCATTTTTCAGTGCAGTCACTGATCTTGCATGTGCAAAGAAATTGCCTCTGATTTATTTGGCAGCAAACTCCGGTGCACGTCTAGGGGTAGCGGAGGAAGTGAAAGCTCGCTTCAGAGTTGGTTGGTCCGATGAATCGAATCCTGAGCGCGGTTTCCAGTACATGTATTTGACGCCTGATGACTATGCTGAGATGGGATCATCTGTGATAGCACATGAGCTAAAGTTGGCTAATGGAGAAACTAGATGGGTCATAGATACCATTGTCGGGAAGGAGGATGGACTTGGAGTAGAAAATTTGTCGGGAAGTGGGGCAATTGCTGGTGCTTATTCTAGGGCATACAAGGAGACTTTTACCCTTACGTATGTGACTGGCAGAACTGTTGGTATAGGTGCTTATCTTGCTAGGCTCGGGATGCGTTGCATACAGAGGCTTGATCAACCGATAATTTTAACAGGTTTCTCTGCACTTAACAAACTTCTTGGCCGCGAGGTTTACAGTTCCCACATGCAACTTGGAGGTCCAAAAATTATGGCAACTAATGGGGTGGTTCATCTGACCGTTTCGGATGACCTTGAAGGGGTTTCATCCATATTGAAGTGGCTAAGTTTTGTTCCTCCTCATGTTGGTGGTCCACTTCCAATCTGCAAACCCTTGGATTCCCCCGAAAGGCCTGTCGAGTACTTTGTGGAAAACTCGTGTGATCCTCGTGCTGCCATTCGTGGTGTCTTGGATAGTAATGGAAATTGGGTTGGTGGTATTTTTGACAAGGATAGCTTCATTGAGACTCTTGAAGGCTGGGCAAGGACGGTCGTAACAGGACGAGCTAAGCTGGGAGGCATCCCTGTGGGAATTGTAGCGGTCGAGACCCAAACAGTAATGCAAGTCATTCCTGCGGACCCAGGTCAGCTGGATTCCCATGAGAGAGTGGTCCCACAGGCTGGACAAGTATGGTTCCCGGATTCCGCGACCAAGACAGCTCAAGCAATTTTAGATTTCAACAGGGAAGAACTTCCTCTTTTTATCCTGGCTAACTGGAGAGGTTTCTCAGGCGGGCAGAGAGACCTCTTTGAAGGGATCCTGCAAGCCGGGTCAACAATAGTTGAGAACCTTAGAACATACAAACAGCCTGTATTTGTCTACATCCCGATGATGGGCGAGCTCCGTGGCGGGGCATGGGTGGTCGTGGACAGCCGGATTAATTCAGACCATATCGAGATGTATGCCGAGCGGACGGCCAAGGGGAATGTCCTCGAGCCAGAGGGGATGATAGAGATCAAGTTCAAGACCAAGGACCTTCTAGAGTGCATGGGTAGATTGGATGAAGATCTGGTCAGACTGAAGTCAAAGCTGGAGGCATCTAGAAAGGCTGGTGCTCTTGATGTGGTAGATTCACTGCAGCAGAAGATTAAAGCCCGAGAGAAGAGCCTCTTGCCCTTGTACACACAGATAGCCACTAAATTTGCTGAACTGCACGATACTTCATTGAGGATGGCAGCGAAGGGGGTCATCAGAGAAGTTGTTGACTGGAAAACCTCCCGCTCCTTCTTCTACAGAA from Rhodamnia argentea isolate NSW1041297 chromosome 2, ASM2092103v1, whole genome shotgun sequence encodes the following:
- the LOC115748892 gene encoding acetyl-CoA carboxylase 1-like isoform X2 → MSEAQRKPSLPGLGRVNGFTNGVLPVRSPATISAVDEFRKALGGKRPVHSILIANNGMAAVKFIRSVRTWAYETFGTEKAILLVAMATPEDMRINAEHIRIADQFVEVPGGTNNNNYANVQLIVEMAEMTHVDAVWPGWGHASENPELPDALDAKGIVFLGPPAISMAALGDKIGSSLIAQAADVPTLPWSGSHVKMSPDSCLVSIPDEIYREACVYTTDEAIASCQVVGYPAMIKASWGGGGKGIRKVHNDDEVRALFKQVQGEVPGSPIFIMKVASQSRHLEVQLLCDQYGNVAALHSRDCSVQRRHQKIIEEGPITVAPVETVKKLEQAARRLAQSVNYVGAATVEYLYSMDTGEYYFLELNPRLQVEHPVTEWIAEINLPAAQVAVGMGIPLWQIPEIRRFYGMEHGGGYDAWRRTSVVATPFDFDKAESTRPKGHCVAVRVTSEDPDDGFKPTSGKVQELSFKSKPNVWAYFSVKSGGGIHEFSDSQFGHVFAFGESRALAIANMVLGLKEIQIRGEIHTNVDYTIDLLHALDYRDNKIHTGWLDSRIAMRVRAERPPWYLSVVGGALYKASASSAALVSDYVGYLEKGQIPPKHISLVNSQVSLNIEGSKYTVDMVRGGSGSYRLKMNESEIEAEIHTLRDGGLLMQLDGNSHVIYAEEEAAGTRLLIDGRTCLLQNDHDPSKLVAETPCKLLRFLISDGSHIDADTPYAEVEVMKMCMPLLSPASGVIQFEMSEGQAMQAGELIARLDLDDPSAVRKAEPFHGSFPVLGPPTAVSGKVHQRCAASLNAARMILAGYEHNVDEVVQNLLACLDSPELPFLQWQECLSVLATRLPKDLRNELESKFKELERVSNSQIVDFPAKLLKGILEAHISACPEKEKASQERLIEPLMSLVKSYEGGRESHARVIVQSLFEGYLSVEELFSDNIQADVIERLRLQYKKDLLKVVDIVLSHQGIKSKNKLILRLMEQLVYPNPAAYRDKLIRFSLLNHINYSELALKASQLLEQTKLSELRSSIARSLSELEMFTEDGENMDTPKRKSAINERMEDLVSTPLAVEDALVGLFDHSDHTLQRRVVETYVRRLYQPYLVKGSVRMQWHRSGLIASWEFLEEHIERKNSSEDKTFDEPLVEKHSERRWGAMVITKSLQFLPAIVNAALRETTHNVHEAVPNGLSEPKCFGNMMHIALAGINNQMSLLQDSGDEDQAQERINKLAKILKEQELSSSLRTSGVGVISCIIQRDEGRAPMRHSFHWSAEKCHYEEEPLLRHLEPPLSIYLELDKLKGYENIKYTPSRDRQWHLYTVKDKPLPIQRMFLRTLVRQPTTTGGFASYQGLDMGSSVSQLAASYTLRSILRSLVVAMEELELNAHNATGKYDHAHMYLYVIQEQQVNDLVPYAKRVEVDAKQEEAAVTQILEELAREIHASVGVRMHRLGVSEWEVKLWIASSGQANGAWRFVVTNVTGHTCTTHIYRELEDSSTHKVVYHSISVRGPLHGVPVNAPYKPLGALERKRLSARTSNTTYCYDFPLAFQTALEMAWASHSPYDDNIKNKILLKVNELNFADRNGSWGTPLVPVEREPGSNDVGMVAWCMEMATPEFPSGRTVLVVSNDVTFKAGSFGQKEDAFFSAVTDLACAKKLPLIYLAANSGARLGVAEEVKARFRVGWSDESNPERGFQYMYLTPDDYAEMGSSVIAHELKLANGETRWVIDTIVGKEDGLGVENLSGSGAIAGAYSRAYKETFTLTYVTGRTVGIGAYLARLGMRCIQRLDQPIILTGFSALNKLLGREVYSSHMQLGGPKIMATNGVVHLTVSDDLEGVSSILKWLSFVPPHVGGPLPICKPLDSPERPVEYFVENSCDPRAAIRGVLDSNGNWVGGIFDKDSFIETLEGWARTVVTGRAKLGGIPVGIVAVETQTVMQVIPADPGQLDSHERVVPQAGQVWFPDSATKTAQAILDFNREELPLFILANWRGFSGGQRDLFEGILQAGSTIVENLRTYKQPVFVYIPMMGELRGGAWVVVDSRINSDHIEMYAERTAKGNVLEPEGMIEIKFKTKDLLECMGRLDEDLVRLKSKLEASRKAGALDVVDSLQQKIKAREKSLLPLYTQIATKFAELHDTSLRMAAKGVIREVVDWKTSRSFFYRRLHRRIAEASLIKTVEDAGGNQLSRTSAYALMKSWFVNSEAAKGREDAWNDDGLFFSWKDDVRNYEDKLQELRIQKVLQQLTDIGSSASDLRALPQGLIALLDKMESSSRASLVQELLKVLSCT